One genomic segment of Cucurbita pepo subsp. pepo cultivar mu-cu-16 unplaced genomic scaffold, ASM280686v2 Cp4.1_scaffold001155, whole genome shotgun sequence includes these proteins:
- the LOC111786178 gene encoding circumsporozoite protein-like has translation LIFSGWLIFRTVFNHSAGCGGGGREGKRNAAGGRGEGKRNVVEGGDLKKLWAGGGGEGKRNTAEGGDLKKLRVGGGGEGKRNAADGRDLKKLRTGGGGEGKRNAAGDGDLKKLRSGGGGEGKRNAAGGGDLKKLRAGGGGEVKRNVAGGGGEVKRKVDTDLPECFRSGHESAMTRNG, from the coding sequence CTTATCTTCTCTGGATGGTTGATCTTCCGTACAGTCTTCAATCACTCCGCTGGCTGCGGCGGAGGTGGCagagaggggaagagaaacGCTGCCGGGGGTCGcggagaggggaagagaaatGTCGTTGAGGGTGGAGATTTAAAGAAGCTTTGGGCAGGAGGTGGcggagaggggaagagaaacACCGCTGAGGGTGGTGATTTAAAGAAGCTTCGAGTAGGAGGtggtggagaggggaagagaaatGCCGCTGACGGAAGAGATTTAAAGAAGCTTCGCACAGGAGGTGGcggagaggggaagagaaacGCTGCTGGCGATGGAGATTTAAAGAAGCTTCGCTCAGGAGGTGGcggagaggggaagagaaacGCTGCCGGAGGTGGAGATTTAAAGAAGCTTCGTGCAGGAGGTGGCGGAGAAGTGAAGAGAAATGTCGCTGGAGGTGGCGGAGAAGTGAAAAGGAAGGTAGATACAGATCTACCGGAATGCTTCAGGTCCGGCCATGAGTCAGCAATGACAAGAAATGGATGA